CGCCCCGGCCGGGGTTCCGGCCGGGGCGGTGGCGGCGGTACGGGCACGGCGCCCCCGGGCGCAGGCGGGCGCGAGCGCTCAGCCCAGCGCCGACAGCGCCTCGTTGAACGTCCGCGACGGGCGCATGACCGCCGCGGCCTTCTCCGGGTCCGGCTGGTAGTAGCCGCCGATGTCGGCCGGCTTGCCCTGCACCGCCAGCAGCTCCTCGACGATCTTCTCCTCCCGCTCCGCCAGCGTCGCCGCCAGCGGCGCGAACGCCTCCGCGAGCTTCGCGTCGGCGGTCTGGCCCGCCAGCTCCTGCGCCCAGTACAGCGCCAGGTAGAAGTGGCTGCCGCGGTTGTCGATGCCGCCGACGCGGCGGGTGGGCGACTTGTTCTCGTTGAGGAACGTCGCCGTCGCCCGGTCCAGGGTGTCGGCGAGGACCTGGGCGCGGGCGTTGTCCGTCGTCTGCGCCAGGTGCTCGAAGGAGACGGCCAGCGCCAGGAACTCGCCGAGGCTGTCCCAGCGCAGGTAGTCCTCCTTGACGAGCTGCTGGACGTGCTTGGGCGCCGAGCCGCCGGCGCCGGTCTCGAAGAGGCCGCCGCCGTTCATCAGCGGGACGACGGAGAGCATCTTGGCGCTGGTGCCCAGCTCCAGGATGGGGAAGAGGTCGGTGAGGTAGTCGCGCAGCACGTTGCCGGTGACCGAGATGGTGTTCTCGCCGCGGCGGATCCGCTCCAGCGACAGCGCCATCGCGTCGGCCGGGGCGAGGATGCGGATGTCCAGGCCCTCGGTGTCGTGCTCCGGCAGGTACTCCCGCACCTTGGCGATCAGCCGGGCGTCGTGCGCCCGGTCCTCGTCCAGCCAGAAGACGGCCGGGTCGCCGGTGGCGCGCGCGCGGGTGACGGCGAGCTTCACCCAGTCGCGGATCGGCGCGTCCTTGGTCTGGCACATGCGGAAGATGTCGCCCTCGGCGACCGGCTGCTCCAGCAGGACGGCGCCGGCCGCGTCCACGACGCGTACGGTGCCGGGCGCGGCGGCCTCGAAGGTCTTGTCGTGGCTGCCGTACTCCTCCGCCTTCTGCGCCATCAGGCCGACGTTGGGCACCGAGCCCATCGTCGACGGGTCGAAGGCGCCGTGGGCGCGGCAGTCGTCGATGACGACCTGGTAGATGCCCGCGTAGCTGCTGTCCGGGATGACGGCGAGGGTGTCGGCCTCGGCGCCGTCGGGGCCCCACATGTGGCCGGAGGTGCGGATCATCGCGGGCATCGAGGCGTCCACGATGACGTCGCTGGGGACGTGCAGGTTGGTGATGCCCCGGTCGGAGTCGACCATCGCCAGCGCCGGGCCGTCGGCCAGCTCGTCGTCGAACGACGCCTTGATCTCGGCGCCTTCGGGCAGCGCGTCGAGGCCGGCGAGGATGCCGCCGAGCCCGTCGTTCGGGGTCAGACCCGCGGCGGCCAGCGTCGCGCCGTAGCGGGCGAACGTCCGGGGGAAGAAGGCCCGTACCGCGTGGCCGAAGACGATCGGGTCGGAGACCTTCATCATCGTGGCCTTCAGGTGCAGCGAGAACAGCACGTCGTCGGTCTTCGCGCGGGCGACCTGCTCGCCGAGGAACGCGCGCAGCGCCTCGACGTGCATCACGGAGGCGTCGACCACCTCGCCGGCGAGCACCGGCACCGCCTCGCGCAGCACCTCGGTGGTGCCGTCGGCGCGGGCCAGCTCGATGCGCAGGCTGCCGTCGCGCTCGACGACCGCGGACTTCTCGGTGGAGCGGAAGTCGTCGGCGATCATGTGCGCGACGTTCGTCTTCGACTCCGGGGTCCACGCGCCCATGCGGTGCGGGTGGTTGCGGGCGTAGTTCTTCACCGAGGCGGGGGCGCGGCGGTCGGAGTTGCCCTCGCGCAGCACGGGGTTGACGGCGCTGCCCTTGACCTTGTCGTAGCGGGCGCGGATGTCGCGCTCCTCGTCGGTCTTGGGCTCGTCCGGGTAGTCCGGCAGGTCGTAGCCGTGCGCGCGCAGTTCGGCGATGGCGGCCTTGAGCTGCGGGATGGACGCCGAGATGTTCGGCAGTTTGATGATGTTCGCCTGCGGCGTCTGCGCCAGCGCGCCCAGCTCGGCGAGCGCGTCGGCCACCTGCCGCTCGGCCGGCAGCCGCTCGGGGAAGTGGGCGAGGATCCGCCCGGACAGGGAGATGTCGCGGGTCTCCACCTCGACCCCGGCGGTCGCGGCGTACGCCTGGACCACCGGCAGGAACGAGTACGTGGCCAGGGCCGGGGCCTCGTCGGTGTGGGTGTAGATGATCGTCGATGCTGATTCGGTCACCGGGTGCTCCAGTCCGCGTCGCTGCTCTGCCGGATTGCTTGATGTCAAGATATCCCCTGCGTGCCGGGCACCGGACAGCGGCCTGCGCCGCGGGGCGGGTGGAGATACGTCACACCAGGCCGGGGGCGTGGAAGGCGCCTGCGGGCGACCGGATAGGCTCCCGGAACCGACACTCCCGGGGGGACCCGTCTCATGCGTGGACTGCGAATCGTGCTCGTGGTGTGTCTCGTGCTGGGAGTGCTCTTCGTCGCCGCCGACCGGCTGACCGTCTACATCGCGGAAGGGAAGGTCGCGGAGAAGATCCAGGCCAGGCAGGGCCTGGAGGGCAGCACCGACGTCTCCATCAACGGCTTCCCGTTCCTCACCCAGATCTACGGCAAGCACCTCGACGACGTCGACGTCACCATGACCGGCATCCGCGCGGACCCGGCCGCCGCCGGCACCGGCGAACGGCTGATGATCTCCGAGTTCAGCGTGGACCTGAGCGGCGTCGAGCTGGACGGCGACTACGGCGGCGCGACCGCGGAGACCGCCGAGGGCTCCGCCGTCATCGCGTACGAGGCGCTGTCGGTCGTGGCCGGGCAGAAGGGCGTCAGCTTCGCCTACGGCGGCGAGGGCAAGGTGAAGGTCACCGCGAGCGCGGAGGCGCTGAACGCGCCGGAGCCGGCCGAGGTGCTCTCCACCGTCACCACCGAGGGCGGTGACACCATCCGGCTGGAGGCGGTCGAGGTCCCGGCCTCCGGCGCGCCGGGTGCCGAGGACGCGATCCGCGGTGCCGTGGACCTCGACCGGCGGGTCGGCGGGCTGCCGGACGGCGTGCGGCTCGACATGGTCACCGCGACCGGCGACGGCATCGTGGTCGACGTGAAGGGCGAGGGGATCCGGGTCGCGGGCTGACCGCGGGCGCCGCCCGGAGCTCAGGCGAGGTTCACCAGGAAGTCGTGGCACGCCTGTTCGCAGCGGCGGCACGCCGCCGCCCGCTCGGCCGCCCGCGGCGCCTCCGCGGCCAGCCGCTCGTAGTCCTCGGCACACGCCGCGCACGTCGCTGCGCACAGCTCGACCTGGGCCCGCAGCCCAGGGGCATCGTGCCGGCCGTGCTGCGAGAGTATCCGGGCGGTCTGCTCGCACACGTCCGCGCACCGCAGGTCCAGCCGCTGCACCGTGCCCGGCTCTGCCGCGCCGGCGGGCTGCAGGCACGCCGTCGCGCACTCCGCGCACGCCTGCGCACAGACGAAGCCGTCCTCGATGTAGCGGACGAGGGCTTCACGATCGAGCTCGTCGGCCGAAACGGCCACCTGGATCGCCTCCTTCACCGTGACCTGCCGCCCCTCTGCTCTCAGCCCACGGGGCCCGGCTGCGGATCCGGCTCCGGCACCGGGTCGGGACCGGGCGGCCGGGGGATCGGGTCCGGCTCGGGCGGCGGCTGCGGCCCGGGACCCGGCCCCGGCCCGGGGCGCGGATCCGGGCCGCGGCCGGGCGGTGCGGGGGGCGTCGGCGGCGGCATCGGCGGCGGTACGGGGTCGGGCTCCCGGTCCGCCGCCGGGGTCCGGCGGGTCCCGGTGGTCGCTGCCGGCACCCGGGTCGGCTGCGTCGACATGTCGTCCTCCCGTGACGGGGTGTGCTCGTGTGTCCGTAGCGGTCAAGGGGGCGGGTGCCCCGCCGCGCCCCCCTTCACGCCCCGGCGCGGGAAGATCCGCCCGATTGCCGTCGTCCGGGACCGGGCGCGGTGCCGGCGGGCGGAGTGCCCCGGCCTCAGCGGCGGTGCCGCCGGTGCCCGGCGGGCCGGGTGCCGGTGTTGCCGTGGCCCCGGAGCCGGTGCGCGGTCAGCCGGCGTCCGTCCCGGGGCAGCTCCGCGGGTTCGCGCTCCTCCGTGACCCGGCCGACCGGGCCGGACGCCGGCGGCCGCGGCTGCTCCTCGGGCCGCGGCGGGGCGGGTTCACCGGACCGTATCCGGATGCCGAGCCACACCGCGCCGATCAGCACGGCGACCACGACGAGGCCGAGGAGGAAGGGGAGCAGGCCGGCGGCGAGCGCGGTGTCGGCGGTGGTGCCGGAAGCGCGTGTGTGCGGGTCGGTACGCATGGGTCCGGGTACCCGCGGACCGCACTTCCGCACCTGCGGCTTCGGGCCGCACCGCCACGTTCGTGTGAGCGCACCGGCCCCGCCGCCGGCCCGGGCGGTCCGTCCGGGGGCGATACCGCCGCCACGTGGGACACTCAAGTACGTGCGTTTCCTGAATGACTCTCCCGCCCCGTACGACCTGACCTACGACGACGTGTTCATGGTCCCCCGCCGCTCCGGCGTGGGCTCCCGCCAGGCCGTGGACTTGTCGTCCGCCGACGGCACCGGCACCACCATCCCGCTCGTCGTCGCCAACATGACGGCCATCGCCGGCCGCCGGATGGCGGAGACCGTGGCCCGCCGCGGCGGGCTGGTCGTCATCCCGCAGGACATCCCCATCGACGTGGTCACCGAGGTCGTCTCCTGGGTCAAGGAGCGCGACCTGGTGCTGGACACGCCCATCGTGCTCGGCCCCCACTCCACCGTCGCCGACGCGCTGGCGCTGCTGCCCAAGCGGGCGCACGGCGCCGCCGTCGTCGTCGAGGACGGCCGCCCCGTCGGCGTCGTCACCGAGGCCGACCTGAACGGCGTGGACCGCTTCACCCAGCTCTCCGAGGTCATGTCCCGCGACCTGCTCACCCTCGACGCGGACATCGACCCGCGCGAGGCGTTCAACCGGCTGGACGCCGCCCACCGCAGGCTCGCCCCCGCCGTCGGCCCCGACGGGCGGCTCGTCGGCCTCCTCACCCGCAAGGGCGCCCTGCGGGCCACCCTCTACACCCCCGCCACCGACGCCCGCGGCCGGCTGCGCATCGCCGCCGCCGTGGGCATCAACGGCGACGTCGCGGGCCGCGCCGAGCAGCTCCTCGACGCGGGCATCGACACCCTCGTGG
The Streptomyces sp. CNQ-509 DNA segment above includes these coding regions:
- a CDS encoding DUF2993 domain-containing protein; translation: MRGLRIVLVVCLVLGVLFVAADRLTVYIAEGKVAEKIQARQGLEGSTDVSINGFPFLTQIYGKHLDDVDVTMTGIRADPAAAGTGERLMISEFSVDLSGVELDGDYGGATAETAEGSAVIAYEALSVVAGQKGVSFAYGGEGKVKVTASAEALNAPEPAEVLSTVTTEGGDTIRLEAVEVPASGAPGAEDAIRGAVDLDRRVGGLPDGVRLDMVTATGDGIVVDVKGEGIRVAG
- a CDS encoding DUF6479 family protein; the encoded protein is MRTDPHTRASGTTADTALAAGLLPFLLGLVVVAVLIGAVWLGIRIRSGEPAPPRPEEQPRPPASGPVGRVTEEREPAELPRDGRRLTAHRLRGHGNTGTRPAGHRRHRR
- a CDS encoding NADP-dependent isocitrate dehydrogenase; protein product: MTESASTIIYTHTDEAPALATYSFLPVVQAYAATAGVEVETRDISLSGRILAHFPERLPAERQVADALAELGALAQTPQANIIKLPNISASIPQLKAAIAELRAHGYDLPDYPDEPKTDEERDIRARYDKVKGSAVNPVLREGNSDRRAPASVKNYARNHPHRMGAWTPESKTNVAHMIADDFRSTEKSAVVERDGSLRIELARADGTTEVLREAVPVLAGEVVDASVMHVEALRAFLGEQVARAKTDDVLFSLHLKATMMKVSDPIVFGHAVRAFFPRTFARYGATLAAAGLTPNDGLGGILAGLDALPEGAEIKASFDDELADGPALAMVDSDRGITNLHVPSDVIVDASMPAMIRTSGHMWGPDGAEADTLAVIPDSSYAGIYQVVIDDCRAHGAFDPSTMGSVPNVGLMAQKAEEYGSHDKTFEAAAPGTVRVVDAAGAVLLEQPVAEGDIFRMCQTKDAPIRDWVKLAVTRARATGDPAVFWLDEDRAHDARLIAKVREYLPEHDTEGLDIRILAPADAMALSLERIRRGENTISVTGNVLRDYLTDLFPILELGTSAKMLSVVPLMNGGGLFETGAGGSAPKHVQQLVKEDYLRWDSLGEFLALAVSFEHLAQTTDNARAQVLADTLDRATATFLNENKSPTRRVGGIDNRGSHFYLALYWAQELAGQTADAKLAEAFAPLAATLAEREEKIVEELLAVQGKPADIGGYYQPDPEKAAAVMRPSRTFNEALSALG
- a CDS encoding GuaB1 family IMP dehydrogenase-related protein, with protein sequence MRFLNDSPAPYDLTYDDVFMVPRRSGVGSRQAVDLSSADGTGTTIPLVVANMTAIAGRRMAETVARRGGLVVIPQDIPIDVVTEVVSWVKERDLVLDTPIVLGPHSTVADALALLPKRAHGAAVVVEDGRPVGVVTEADLNGVDRFTQLSEVMSRDLLTLDADIDPREAFNRLDAAHRRLAPAVGPDGRLVGLLTRKGALRATLYTPATDARGRLRIAAAVGINGDVAGRAEQLLDAGIDTLVVDTAHGHQEQMILALRAVRALGPEVPVAAGNIVAAEGVRDLVEAGADIVKVGVGPGAMCTTRMMTGVGRPQFSAVLECAAEARRLGKHVWADGGVRHPRDVAMALAAGASNVMIGSWFAGTYESPGDLQQTADGRLYKESFGMASARAVRGRTVEESAYDRARKGLFEEGISTSRMFLDPARPGVEDVIDAVVAGVRSACTYAGAATLEEFHERAVVGVQSAAGYAEGQPLHASWQ